In Triticum urartu cultivar G1812 chromosome 6, Tu2.1, whole genome shotgun sequence, the following proteins share a genomic window:
- the LOC125515076 gene encoding probable steroid-binding protein 3: MATELTAAQLRAYDGTDASKPIYVAIRGKVFDVSAGRGFYGPGGDYALFAGCEAARALAKMSKDAADVSGDLSGLSDKELGVLADWESKFQAKYPVVARLAA, from the coding sequence ATGGCGACGGAGCTGACGGCGGCGCAGCTGCGGGCGTACGACGGCACCGACGCGTCCAAGCCGATCTACGTCGCCATCCGCGGCAAGGTCTTCGACGTCTCGGCCGGGCGCGGCTTCTACGGGCCCGGCGGCGACTACGCGCTCTTCGCCGGCTGCGAGGCCGCCCGCGCGCTCGCCAAGATGTCCAAGGACGCCGCCGACGTCTCCGGCGACCTCTCCGGCCTCTCCGACAAGGAGCTCGGCGTGCTCGCCGACTGGGAGTCCAAGTTCCAGGCCAAGTACCCCGTCGTCGCCCGCCTCGCCGCCTGA
- the LOC125515077 gene encoding uncharacterized protein LOC125515077, whose protein sequence is MATEAEEDIKFLWKWRKYLLLLATLVAGVTYVAGLNPPGGVRSEEADPDPPAPAPVVYPHRVGDPVLAATYSARYSAFFYCNAAAFVASLVVIMFLLDRRISGSRVGLTVLRSAMLLDLLALMAAFAAGSCRDVVASVYVSALFALVFAYVAIHVCVSSSSPRRVLLRKLADSGVSPSSVSSSSPRGVLLQKLADSGVVSPGSEEERLKLKERRKFLLLLATFATPLTYGAGLAPPGGFWSKSVDGHLAGAPLLHDGRYKIRYHAFFYANATSFVASLAIIMLLMSRTLSHLLARSYALPVCVLVELLGLMAAYAAGSCRRVDTTVYIVSLAGAVLLNILLQAAVALLAMDTFHFQRWRKVICDVLTCASCLDRKRKRMPGSAATNATATVPATPPQGVESKNGALAAEEEKSEEEEEREESRSLLLLLATLAATVTYQAGLSPPGGVWQEGQPHRTPGDPILLDISPMRYKAFYHCNTAALAASLVVIVIVQSKELSSGAVLKGTALKTAMILNLFGLMGAYAAGSCRDASTTIYVSALAVAVFVYSIAKVVAYTLTGRSSWLMDRVHDMSDTLAGWLQLSGNNQPKLDLEKKRKFLLQLAILAATVTYQTGLNPPGGFWPESKEERKLIAGDPILLDYYWSRYQVFFYCNATGFMASVAVILLLVNQTLYKQVIRSNALHVCIVVGLLGLIGAYAAGSCRKLRTSIYVFALVALVVAFLILQILLFVSADRFHWSELQCLPTWLRRLFEPLSSSPAGSDGENNKSKQHQKSSEDYMKRKYLMLLGILAASVTYQAGLAPPGGTWGDDAPAPTRTATGNPVLLDTHGARYQAFFYCNATSFMASVVVIMLLLQRTVKRRGAPLWAMQAAVVLDLLGLLGAYAAGSCRNLETSAYVIAVVAGVVVFVTLHVLLSFDAVVTRAKELRVVRYLGSGGSGS, encoded by the coding sequence ATGGCGACGGAggcggaagaagacatcaagttCCTGTGGAAGTGGCGCAAGTACCTGCTGCTGCTCGCCACGCTGGTCGCCGGTGTCACCTACGTGGCCGGGCTCAACCCGCCGGGCGGCGTGAGGTCGGAGGAGGCCGACCCTGACccaccggcgccggcgccggtggTCTACCCGCACCGCGTCGGCGACCCGGTGCTCGCGGCCACCTACTCGGCCAGGTACTCCGCCTTCTTCTACTGCAACGCCGCCGCCTTCGTCGCGTCCCTGGTGGTCATCATGTTCCTGCTGGACCGGCGCATCAGCGGCAGCCGCGTCGGCCTCACCGTGCTCCGCTCCGCCATGCTGCTCGACCTGCTCGCCCTCATGGCCGCCTTCGCCGCGGGGAGCTGCCGCGACGTGGTCGCCTCCGTGTACGTCTCCGCGCTCTTCGCGCTCGTCTTCGCCTACGTCGCCATCCACGTCTGCGTTTCCTCCTCAAGTCCGAGGCGGGTGCTGCTCCGGAAGCTGGCGGACTCCGGCGTCTCGCCGAGCTCCGTTTCCTCCTCTAGTCCGAGAGGGGTGCTGCTCCAGAAGCTGGCGGACTCCGGCGTAGTTTCGCCGGGCTCGGAGGAGGAGAGGCTCAAGCTCAAGGAGCGGCGCAAGTTCCTCCTGCTGCTCGCCACATTCGCGACGCCGCTGACGTACGGCGCGGGCCTGGCGCCGCCGGGGGGCTTCTGGAGCAAGAGCGTGGACGGGCACCTCGCCGGCGCCCCGCTGCTGCACGACGGCCGGTACAAGATCCGGTACCACGCCTTCTTCTACGCCAACGCCACGTCCTTCGTGGCGTCCCTCGCCATCATCATGCTGCTGATGAGCAGGACGCTGAGCCACCTCCTCGCCCGGTCGTACGCGCTGCCGGTGTGCGTCCTGGTGGAGTTGCTCGGCCTCATGGCCGCCTACGCCGCCGGGAGCTGCAGGAGGGTCGACACCACCGTCtacatcgtctccctcgccggcgCTGTGCTCCTCAACATCCTGCTGCAGGCCGCCGTCGCGCTGCTCGCCATGGACACGTTCCACTTCCAACGGTGGCGCAAAGTCATCTGCGATGTACTAACCTGCGCCAGCTGCTTGGATAGGAAAAGGAAAAGGATGCCGGGTAGTGCTGCTACTAATGCCACGGCGACGGTCCCGGCCACACCCCCGCAAGGTGTAGAGAGCAAGAACGGCGCTCTCGCAGCAGAGGAGGAGaagtcggaggaggaggaggaaagggAGGAGTCGCGGTCGCTACTCCTGCTGCTGGCCACGCTCGCCGCGACGGTGACCTACCAGGCAGGGCTGAGCCCGCCGGGCGGCGTCTGGCAGGAAGGCCAACCGCATCGCACACCGGGGGACCCGATTCTCCTCGACATAAGTCCCATGAGGTACAAGGCGTTCTACCACTGTAACACGGCGGCGTTGGCGGCATCGCTGGTCGTCATCGTCATCGTGCAGAGCAAGGAGCTGAGCTCGGGCGCCGTCCTCAAGGGCACCGCGCTCAAGACGGCCATGATACTGAACCTGTTCGGCCTCATGGGCGCGTACGCCGCCGGGAGCTGCCGGGACGCCTCCACCACCATCTACGTCTCTGCCCTGGCCGTCGCCGTCTTCGTCTACTCCATCGCCAAGGTCGTGGCGTACACGCTTACTGGGCGTAGCAGCTGGCTGATGGACCGGGTGCACGACATGTCCGACACGCTTGCAGGGTGGCTCCAGCTCTCGGGCAACAACCAGCCCAAACTGGACCTCGAGAAGAAGCGTAAGTTCTTGCTGCAGCTCGCCATCCTCGCCGCCACCGTCACGTACCAAACCGGGCTGAACCCGCCGGGCGGGTTTTGGCCGGAGAGCAAGGAGGAGAGGAAGCTCATCGCCGGGGACCCGATCCTGCTCGACTACTACTGGAGCAGGTACCAGGTTTTCTTCTACTGCAACGCGACGGGGTTCATGGCGTCGGTGGCCGTCATCCTCCTGCTGGTGAACCAGACGCTGTACAAGCAGGTCATTCGGAGCAACGCGCTCCACGTCTGCATCGTGGTGGGGCTGCTGGGCCTCATTGGTGCCTACGCCGCCGGCAGCTGCCGGAAACTACGCACGTCCATCTACGTCTTCGCGCTCGTGGCCCTGGTGGTCGCCTTCCTCATCCTGCAGATCCTGCTTTTCGTGTCAGCAGACCGCTTCCATTGGTCAGAGCTGCAATGTCTTCCGACGTGGCTCCGAAGGCTATTTGAGCCGCTGTCTTCGTCGCCGGCAGGCAGCGACGGCGAGAATAACAAGAGCAAGCAACACCAAAAAAGCAGCGAGGACTACATGAAACGCAAGTACCTGATGCTGCTCGGCATCCTGGCCGCGAGCGTGACGTACCAGGCGGGTCTCGCGCCTCCGGGCGGCACGTGGGGCGACGACGCGCCGGCGCCGACACGGACGGCGACGGGCAACCCGGTGCTGCTCGACACCCACGGGGCGCGGTACCAGGCCTTCTTCTACTGCAACGCGACGTCGTTCATGGCGTCCGTCGTGGTGATCATGCTGCTGCTCCAGCGCACGGTGAAGCGGCGCGGCGCGCCGCTGTGGGCGATGCAGGCCGCCGTGGTGCTGGACCTGCTGGGGCTGCTGGGCGCGTACGCCGCCGGCAGCTGCAGGAACCTGGAGACGTCCGCGTACGTGATCGCGGTGGTGGCCGGCGTGGTCGTGTTCGTCACGCTGCACGTGCTGCTGTCGTTCGACGCCGTGGTCACCAGGGCCAAGGAGCTCAGGGTGGTCAGGTACTTGGGGTCGGGAGGGAGCGGTTCCTGA